A stretch of Acidovorax sp. RAC01 DNA encodes these proteins:
- a CDS encoding pyridoxine 5'-phosphate synthase, with amino-acid sequence MTQPSSPSSRPARATALSVNVNKVALVRNTRHLGIPSVTRAAELCLQAGAQGITVHPRPDERHIRPQDVFDLATLMKTWPDREYNIEGNPSQNLMDFIRQLAAQGMPPQQVTFVPDSEDQFTSDHGWSFPHDAERLRPLVAECKALGVRVSLFMDPVPAQMAAACAVGADRVELYTEPYAAAWGTPQQAAELARYRAAAQAALDAGLLVNAGHDLNRDNLAAFVREVPGLHEVSIGHALIADALEMGYAATVQAYLACIAEGCQPGQSA; translated from the coding sequence ATGACCCAGCCCTCCAGCCCCTCTTCGCGGCCCGCGCGTGCCACGGCCCTGTCTGTCAATGTCAACAAGGTGGCCCTGGTGCGCAACACGCGCCATCTGGGCATACCCAGCGTCACGCGCGCGGCCGAGCTGTGCCTGCAGGCGGGTGCCCAGGGCATCACCGTGCACCCCCGGCCCGACGAGCGCCACATCCGCCCCCAGGATGTGTTCGACCTGGCCACGTTGATGAAAACCTGGCCGGACCGTGAATACAACATCGAAGGCAACCCGTCGCAGAACCTGATGGACTTCATCCGCCAGCTCGCGGCCCAGGGTATGCCGCCGCAGCAGGTCACCTTTGTGCCCGACAGCGAAGACCAGTTCACCAGCGACCACGGATGGAGCTTTCCGCACGATGCCGAGCGCCTGCGCCCGCTGGTTGCCGAGTGCAAGGCCTTGGGCGTGCGCGTCAGCCTGTTCATGGACCCGGTGCCCGCCCAGATGGCGGCCGCGTGCGCGGTGGGCGCGGACCGTGTCGAGCTGTACACCGAACCTTACGCCGCCGCCTGGGGTACCCCACAACAGGCCGCCGAGCTGGCCCGCTACCGTGCAGCCGCCCAGGCTGCGCTCGATGCAGGGCTGCTCGTCAATGCGGGCCACGACCTGAACCGCGACAACCTGGCTGCCTTTGTGCGCGAGGTGCCGGGGCTGCACGAAGTGTCGATCGGCCACGCACTGATTGCCGACGCGCTGGAGATGGGATACGCCGCCACGGTGCAGGCGTACCTGGCTTGCATCGCCGAAGGCTGCCAGCCCGGCCAATCAGCGTAA
- the acpS gene encoding holo-ACP synthase, with translation MIYGIGTDICDVRRIQASLDRHGERFATKVLAEGELRTWRERSARWPDRGLRYLATRFSAKEAFSKAIGLGMRMPMTWRHCEIAKLPSGQPVVVLHGALKEWFDARGLSAHLSVTDETDYAASFCVVEKT, from the coding sequence ATGATCTACGGCATCGGAACGGACATCTGCGACGTCCGCCGCATCCAGGCCAGCCTGGACCGCCATGGCGAGCGCTTTGCAACCAAGGTGCTGGCCGAGGGCGAGCTGCGCACCTGGCGCGAGCGCAGCGCCCGCTGGCCTGACCGCGGCCTGCGCTACCTGGCCACGCGGTTTTCTGCCAAGGAAGCATTCAGCAAGGCGATTGGCCTGGGGATGCGCATGCCCATGACCTGGCGCCACTGCGAGATCGCCAAGCTGCCCTCGGGCCAGCCGGTGGTGGTGCTGCACGGTGCCCTCAAGGAATGGTTTGACGCCAGGGGTCTTTCAGCCCACCTGAGCGTCACCGACGAAACCGACTACGCCGCCAGCTTCTGCGTGGTCGAAAAAACCTGA